ACTCTTTTCAGGTGTTGAAGTTTTATAATCATTCTTTGTTGTAACCCTATTATTAGAACATCCTGCAATAGTGAGACAGCATGTAGCCAATAACGCTAATAATATTAATTTCTTCAAATAGCCACTCCTACATAAGCGAAATATTATATTAAGAAAATTAAACATAACATCGAATCTTTCTAAAAACAATATATTTCCTAGTATTATTATTCATCGGCGATTTAACGGATATCTTAAGATGTACGAATCCACTTACAACCCTAGAACCTCATGTTCAGTAAGTCAATATCCAATATCCAATATCCAATATCCAATTTCCATTTTATCCGATTTTTAATGTTTATTCCAATATAAAAAGATAGCTATTTTCGTTGAAAACTAAGTGTCTTCCAAAATAAAAAACTGTAAGCCCCATATACATTTATTCAACCAACTTCTCTCCTGTAATAATCTGAAACAAAGTGGCTGCATTTTTCCCTTCTAATTGAACGTACTGACTATTCCCAGCTATAATCTCTATTTTATCCTTATTAGGAATTACCCAAATTTGATACAACGTAGCTTTCGCCTCTATTTTCGGATTTTTAAATTGAAAAACAAAATGATAATCAGCTGGACGCGACATTTGCACTTTTTTATTTTCAAAATGAGCATCATTTAATATTTTCTTTACTTGCTGAACTTGCTTATTATCTGTAACTACCTTCAAATCTTCATATGTATCATCTACATGTTTTTGCACTTTGATCGTTTGATCTTCATTTCCTATCATATTCGAACAACCCGCTATTATGAATATAACTATGGCAATAAAAACTACAGATACATTTCTCCCCTTCATATTCATCAACCTCATTTCAATCAAAATATGAATATTATAAAATAAAGGAAATGATTTTATAGTTAGCAATATAAAGAGTAACAAGAAAGGAGTACCGTCTATGCAGTTAAAAACATACACTTGGAAAAGTTATACGCTTCTTATTGTAAGTATATTCGTTACGATTAATCTTTTTCTTTTCACACCTCTTTTAGACAGCGTTGGGATAGAATATGTCGTGCCTTTCGCCTACTTCATACTAGCTTCCGCTGTTATAGCAATTCTATTAGCGATTATCTCTTTTTGTAGCCGAGATGAGAAGAAAATTTTAGCAATTATCGGTTTATGCTTTACTCTATTTAATACAGCAATTATTTTATTCTTCCTTTGGTTCGGTTACCATTTTACTTAAGTGAAATATAAATAAACTCCATAAGCCACAAATAAAATGAATAGAATCGAAATGCTGAGTACTGTATATATGATCCATTTTAAATTTGAACTCATATACTCCCCCTCCCACACTGTGATAATTCCAGTATATAACAAAAAGCATTGGATACCCAATGCTTTTTCATACTTACGCGAATAAAGATGTATTCGCATATAAAGCTGGTGAACCACCTGAATGTACGAATAAAATGTTATCCTCTTTATTAAATGTACCTTTTCTAATTAAGTCGATTAATCCCGCTACTGCTTTACCTGTATATACTGGATCAAGTAAAATACCTTCTGTTTTTGCTAACAGCTGCACTGCTTCCACCATTTCTGGCGTTGGTAACGCGTAACCCGGTCCTACATATTCATCAAAGCATGTAACCGCTTCGCGCGGGATAAAGTTTGGAATACCAACATGAGCTGACGTTTCATCTACAAGTTTTGCTACTTTCTCTTCTTGCTCTGCTTTTCCTCTACTTACGTTAATTCCGATTACAGGGATGTTACTTTGTGTTCCAGCAAAACCTGTAATTAAACCAGCGTGCATACCGCCGCTACCACTTACGCAAACGACTGAACTGAAATCAATTCCTTGGTCAAATGATTGCGCTATAATTTCTTGCGCACAAGCAACGTATCCCATTG
This genomic window from Bacillus anthracis str. Vollum contains:
- a CDS encoding D-cysteine desulfhydrase; its protein translation is MNLAKFPRKKYTESYTPIEKLNNFSEALGGPTIYFKRDDLLGLTAGGNKTRKLEFLVADAQAKGADTLITAGGIQSNHCRLTLAAAVKEKMKCILVLEEGLEPEEKPDFNGNYFLYHLLGAENVIVVPNGADLMEEMHKAAKEVSEKGNTPYVIPVGGSNPTGAMGYVACAQEIIAQSFDQGIDFSSVVCVSGSGGMHAGLITGFAGTQSNIPVIGINVSRGKAEQEEKVAKLVDETSAHVGIPNFIPREAVTCFDEYVGPGYALPTPEMVEAVQLLAKTEGILLDPVYTGKAVAGLIDLIRKGTFNKEDNILFVHSGGSPALYANTSLFA